GACATGTGAAACCCGTCCAGCGGCATCACCCCGCGCAAGCGCGGATCGACCCAGAACACCTCTGGATCGTCGCGCGATTCCGCCATGGGAAAGATGCCCGCAGCATAGCCCTGCAACAGCAGGTCAGGGGTCAGTCGGATGTCGTCTTTCATAAGCGGATCCACCGGGGTTGGTGCCACCTTACGCCGGTGTGCCGACATAAAAAAGGGACCGCCGCAGCGATCCCTTGTCAGATCACGCGCAAAATTTCACTCTGCCTGCGCATCCAGCCATTTTTCCAGCCAGTGAATGTTGTAGTCGCCGGTGTGGATGTCCTTTTCCGCCAAAAGCGCGTGGAACAGGGGCACGGTTGTGTCGATCCCGTCGATGATCAACTCTCCCAGCGCGCGGTTCAGGCGGGCCAATGCCTCGGCCCGGTCGCGGCCATGCACGATCAGCTTGCCGATCAGGCTGTCGTAATAGGGCGGAATTGCATACCCGTCATACAGCGCGGAATCCATCCGCACACCCAGGCCGCCCGGCGCATGATATTGGGTGATCCGACCCGGCGAGGGCGAGAAATTGGGCAGTTTTTCCGCGTTCAGGCGGACTTCGATCGAGTGGCCGTTGATCTCAAGATCATCCTGGGTGAAAGACATTTCCATGCCTGATGCCACGCGGATCTGCTCGCGCACCAGATCGACACCAAAGATGGCTTCGGTCACTGGATGTTCGACCTGCAAACGGGTGTTCATCTCGATGAAATAGAACTCGCCGTTCTCGTACAGGAATTCGATTGTGCCTGCGCCGATATAGTCGATCTTGGCCACCGCATCCGCACAGACCTTGCCGATGGCGGCGCGCTCCTCGGCGCTGATGGCGGGGCCGGGGGCTTCTTCGAACACCTTCTGGTGACGGCGTTGCAGCGAACAATCCCGTTCACCCAGATGCACTGCACGCCCCTTGCCATCGCCAAAGACCTGGATTTCGATATGGCGCGGTGTGGTCAGGTACTTCTCGATATAGACTTCGTCATTGCCAAACGCAGCCTTGCCCTCGGCCCGCGCGGTCATGAATGCGCTTTCCATGTCGGCGGCGGTTTGCGCCACTTTCATGCCGCGCCCGCCACCGCCGGCAGTCGCCTTGATGATGACGGGATAGCCCATCTCGTCACCCAGCGCCTTGGCCTCGTCCAAGGTCGCAACACCGCCGTCAGAACCGGGCACGCAGGGCACACCCAGTGCTTTCATGGTGTCCTTGGCGGTGATCTTGTCGCCCATCACACGAATATGTTCGGCGGTGGGGCCGATAAAGGTCAGGCCGTGATCTTCGACGATCTGCACGAACTGGGCGTTTTCCGACAGGAATCCGTAACCTGGGTGGATGGCTTCGGCGCCCGTGATCTCGCAGGCCGAGATGATTGCAGGAAAGCTGAGATAAGATTGGGGAGAGGCGGGTGGACCGATGCAGACGGATTCGTCCGCCATACGCACGTGCATGGCGTCAGCGTCGGCGGTCGAATGCACGGCGACGGTCGCGATGCCCATCTCT
The DNA window shown above is from uncultured Tateyamaria sp. and carries:
- the accC gene encoding acetyl-CoA carboxylase biotin carboxylase subunit is translated as MFNKILIANRGEIALRVIRAAREMGIATVAVHSTADADAMHVRMADESVCIGPPASPQSYLSFPAIISACEITGAEAIHPGYGFLSENAQFVQIVEDHGLTFIGPTAEHIRVMGDKITAKDTMKALGVPCVPGSDGGVATLDEAKALGDEMGYPVIIKATAGGGGRGMKVAQTAADMESAFMTARAEGKAAFGNDEVYIEKYLTTPRHIEIQVFGDGKGRAVHLGERDCSLQRRHQKVFEEAPGPAISAEERAAIGKVCADAVAKIDYIGAGTIEFLYENGEFYFIEMNTRLQVEHPVTEAIFGVDLVREQIRVASGMEMSFTQDDLEINGHSIEVRLNAEKLPNFSPSPGRITQYHAPGGLGVRMDSALYDGYAIPPYYDSLIGKLIVHGRDRAEALARLNRALGELIIDGIDTTVPLFHALLAEKDIHTGDYNIHWLEKWLDAQAE